The Cyanobacteriota bacterium genome includes a region encoding these proteins:
- a CDS encoding AbrB family transcriptional regulator, producing the protein MPLTGKSLLQKQKELGHLSRREIAKRCGYYKVTKDGQVRVNLADFYDALLLAKGVPITPESGKDGRGREPTYRVSVHKNGQIVIGATYTEAMGLKPGDEFVIKLGYKHIRLNFVGNQQSENYDDDDYDDND; encoded by the coding sequence ATGCCATTGACAGGCAAATCGCTGTTACAAAAGCAGAAAGAGTTAGGCCACCTTTCCCGACGAGAAATTGCTAAGCGTTGTGGATACTATAAGGTCACAAAAGATGGTCAGGTTCGTGTTAATTTAGCAGACTTTTATGATGCGTTGTTGTTGGCAAAGGGCGTACCCATTACACCTGAAAGTGGCAAAGATGGCCGCGGACGCGAACCGACCTATCGCGTTAGTGTGCATAAGAATGGCCAAATCGTTATTGGTGCAACCTATACAGAAGCAATGGGCTTAAAACCTGGCGATGAGTTTGTTATTAAATTGGGCTACAAGCATATTCGCTTAAACTTTGTCGGCAATCAGCAGTCTGAGAACTATGATGACGATGATTATGATGACAACGACTAG